One genomic segment of Odocoileus virginianus isolate 20LAN1187 ecotype Illinois chromosome X, Ovbor_1.2, whole genome shotgun sequence includes these proteins:
- the ARMCX1 gene encoding armadillo repeat-containing X-linked protein 1 isoform X2 — protein sequence MGRTREAGCVAAGVVIGAGACYCVYRLTWGRDKEIIWKEDNDEEEESRDISETGKGAKANAGAGAGARLQGDSKAKAEVAVELKSGPNVKAEAHSKAESGGGLEAKAKALFSTLKEQTFLLCYSWEITSPRFRL from the exons ATGGGCCGAACTCGGGAAGCTGGCTGCGTGGCTGCTGGTGTGGTGATCGGGGCTGGAGCCTGCTACTGTGTATACAGGCTGACCTGGGGAAGAGATAAGGAGATAATCTGGAAGGAGGACAACGATGAGGAGGAGGAATCTCGCGATATTTCAGAGACTGGGAAAGGAGCTAAGGCTAATGCTGGAGCAGGGGCTGGAGCCAGACTTCAGGGTGACTCAAAGGCCAAGGCTGAGGTAGCTGTGGAACTCAAGAGTGGACCTAATGTAAAGGCAGAGGCCCACTCAAAGGCTGAGAGTGGAGGTGGCCTAGAGGCCAAGGCCAAGGCCCTTTTCAGCACTCTGAAGGAACAG acttttttgctttgttattcCTGGGAAATTACTTCACCAAGATTCAGATTATGA
- the ARMCX1 gene encoding armadillo repeat-containing X-linked protein 1 isoform X1, which translates to MGRTREAGCVAAGVVIGAGACYCVYRLTWGRDKEIIWKEDNDEEEESRDISETGKGAKANAGAGAGARLQGDSKAKAEVAVELKSGPNVKAEAHSKAESGGGLEAKAKALFSTLKEQASAKASKAAKLGTIFGTRALAPGLPCPGIRGGGCHPVRNGARAGSKASGKSKGRTRNKSTRTPAMLWPVRKGKFNFPYKIDDILGATDLQKVLNILERSNDPFIQEVALVTLGNNAAYSFNQNAIRELGGLPIIAKLIKTKDPIIREKAYNVLNNLSVNSENQGKIKAYISQVCDDTMICRLDSAVQMAGLRLLTNMTVTNHYQHLLSYSFPDFFALLFLGNYFTKIQIMKLIINFTENPAMTRELVSCKVPSELISLFNKEWDREILLNILTLFENINDNIKNEGLASSRKEFSRSSLFFLFKESGVCVKKIKALANHNDLVVKVKVLKVLTKL; encoded by the coding sequence ATGGGCCGAACTCGGGAAGCTGGCTGCGTGGCTGCTGGTGTGGTGATCGGGGCTGGAGCCTGCTACTGTGTATACAGGCTGACCTGGGGAAGAGATAAGGAGATAATCTGGAAGGAGGACAACGATGAGGAGGAGGAATCTCGCGATATTTCAGAGACTGGGAAAGGAGCTAAGGCTAATGCTGGAGCAGGGGCTGGAGCCAGACTTCAGGGTGACTCAAAGGCCAAGGCTGAGGTAGCTGTGGAACTCAAGAGTGGACCTAATGTAAAGGCAGAGGCCCACTCAAAGGCTGAGAGTGGAGGTGGCCTAGAGGCCAAGGCCAAGGCCCTTTTCAGCACTCTGAAGGAACAGGCAAGTGCAAAGGCAAGCAAAGCTGCCAAGTTGGGTACCATCTTTGGGACCAGGGCCCTCGCACCTGGTTTACCCTGCCCAGGAATCAGGGGTGGAGGCTGCCACCCTGTGAGGAATGGAGCTAGGGCTGGGAGCAAGGCTAGTGGCAAGTCCAAGGGAAGGACCAGAAATAAGAGCACCAGGACTCCAGCTATGTTATGGCCTGTTCGAAAGGGCAAGTTCAACTTTCCCTATAAAATTGATGATATTCTGGGTGCTACTGACCTTCAAAAGGTCCTTAACATCTTAGAAAGATCTAACGATCCTTTTATTCAAGAAGTAGCCTTGGTCACTCTTGGTAACAATGCAGCATATTCATTTAACCAAAATGCCATTCGCGAATTGGGTGGTCTCCCAATTATTGCAAAATTGATAAAAACGAAAGATCCCATTATTAGGGAAAAGGCATACAATGTCCTTAATAACTTGAGTGTGAATTCGGAAAATCAGGGCAAGATTAAGGCATATATCAGTCAAGTGTGTGATGACACCATGATCTGTCGTTTGGACTCAGCTGTGCAGATGGCTGGTCTAAGACTGTTAACCAACATGACTGTGACTAATCATTACCAGCATTtgctttcctattcttttccagacttttttgctttgttattcCTGGGAAATTACTTCACCAAGATTCAGATTATGAAACTAATCATAAACTTTACTGAAAATCCAGCCATGACAAGAGAACTGGTGAGTTGTAAAGTGCCGTCAGAATTGATTTCCCTCTTTAATAAAGAATGGGACAGAGAGATTCTTCTTAATATCCTTACCCTATTTGAGAATATAAATGACAACATAAAAAATGAAGGGCTTGCCTCATCCAGGAAAGAATTCAGCAGAAgttcactttttttcttattcaaagaATCTGGAGTGTGTGTCAAGAAAATCAAAGCATTAGCAAATCACAATGATCTggttgtgaaagtaaaagtcctAAAGGTATTGACCAAACTCTAA